A single window of Pseudophryne corroboree isolate aPseCor3 chromosome 5, aPseCor3.hap2, whole genome shotgun sequence DNA harbors:
- the LOC134928413 gene encoding putative nuclease HARBI1: protein MSIHIAAEALPPQPTPALPPQPPAPQPQPAPHQPRQRRRARPPIFRTRVRLFGMPDDVVVRRYRLPPHLILDTLSIIESDLESEIRYPTAIPPLTQFLAVLHFLATGSFQHVVGDLVGMSQGQFSKVLRRVCQAFLKRVKQFIAMPLDVGALDVVKRQFAEGGSRFPHVIGVVDGTHVAIQPPKHYEEIFRNRKLFHSLNVMVVCGPSLQILSLNAKFTGSSHDAYVIRQSGIWQRLRSSQRPDMWLLGDRGYPCTPWLMTPYRNPRPGPQMAFNSALTATRQLVERTIGVLKGRFRVLHRTGGDIMYSPEMASKIVVLCAILHNIAVRSSVELPQAEELPDEEPGVVPRFGGGSVTRRGSQVRARIVAEYFS, encoded by the exons atgtcaatacatattgcggcagaagccctacctccccaacccacgccagcactcccaccccaaccgccagccccacaaccacagccggctcctcatcaaccaaggcaacggaggcgtgctaggccaccaattttcagaacccgtgtcagactttttgggatgccagatgatgtggtggtgcgtagataccggctgccaccacatctaatcctagacactctctccataatagagagtgatctggagtctgaaattcggtatcctacagcaataccaccattgacacaattccttgcagtgttacattttttggccacaggatcattccagcatgtggttggagacctggttggcatgtcgcagggccagttcagtaaggtcctgcgacgtgtctgccaggctttcctcaagcgtgttaagcaatttattgctatgcctttggatgttggtgccctagatgtggtgaagcggcaatttgcggaaggtggtagtcgcttcccacatgttattggggttgtggatggcacacatgtagctattcagccaccaaaacattatgaagaaatttttagaaacaggaaactgtttcattctctgaatgtaatggttgtttgtgggccatccctccagatcctttccctgaacgcaaagtttactggaagttcccatgatgcgtatgtcattagacaatcagggatatggcagagattaagatcaagtcaacgaccagacatgtggttattgg gagaccgtggatatccttgcaccccctggctcatgactccttaccgtaatcccaggccaggaccacagatggcatttaactccgcgcttactgccactaggcagctggtggagcgcacaattggtgtcctgaaagggcggtttcgtgttctccaccgcactggtggcgacatcatgtattcgccggagatggcaagtaaaatagtggtcctgtgcgcaatactccataatatcgcggtaaggagtagtgtagagcttcctcaggcagaggaattgcctgatgaggagccaggggttgtgccacgcttcggtggggggagtgtgacacggagggggagccaagtgagggcaagaattgtagcagaatatttcag ctga